A stretch of Crossiella cryophila DNA encodes these proteins:
- a CDS encoding NmrA family NAD(P)-binding protein → MTIFVSGATGNVGRPLVEELLAAGHQVRALTRNPAKANLPAGVEVVAGNLDNTDSLAEVFTGVTAAHLISFGDNYVPLFNGAEIMALVKQAGVRKVTVLRGDVEPSALDAAVAAAGLDHAYLGPVEFMSNTLEWAESITKDGLVREGFSGVKSAVVHDADIASVAAAVLTSDGHTGKEYWLTGPEALTPPEKVRIIAEVLGREIGYVDLTEAEVIEQWRAQGYSAEDIGFFLGMRQNPPELGATVAPTVEQVTGKPGRTFAQWVRENAAAFGG, encoded by the coding sequence ATGACCATTTTCGTGTCCGGCGCCACCGGCAACGTCGGTCGTCCGCTTGTCGAGGAGTTGCTGGCGGCTGGACACCAGGTTCGCGCGCTCACCCGCAATCCGGCGAAGGCGAATCTGCCGGCAGGTGTCGAGGTGGTGGCAGGCAACCTGGACAACACCGACAGCCTGGCCGAGGTGTTCACCGGCGTCACCGCCGCGCACCTGATCAGCTTCGGCGACAACTACGTGCCGCTGTTCAACGGCGCGGAGATCATGGCGCTGGTCAAGCAGGCCGGTGTGCGCAAGGTGACCGTGCTCCGCGGTGATGTGGAGCCCAGCGCGCTGGACGCGGCGGTCGCGGCGGCCGGGCTGGACCACGCCTACCTGGGGCCGGTGGAGTTCATGTCCAACACCCTGGAGTGGGCCGAGTCGATCACCAAGGACGGCCTGGTCCGGGAGGGCTTCTCCGGCGTCAAGAGCGCCGTGGTGCACGACGCGGACATCGCCTCGGTGGCCGCGGCCGTGCTGACCAGCGACGGTCACACCGGCAAGGAGTACTGGCTGACCGGCCCCGAGGCGCTCACCCCGCCGGAGAAGGTGCGGATCATCGCCGAGGTGCTCGGCCGGGAGATCGGCTACGTCGACCTGACCGAGGCCGAGGTCATCGAGCAGTGGCGCGCGCAGGGCTACTCCGCCGAGGACATCGGGTTCTTCCTCGGCATGCGGCAGAACCCGCCGGAGCTGGGCGCCACCGTGGCGCCCACGGTCGAGCAGGTCACCGGCAAGCCGGGGCGGACCTTCGCGCAGTGGGTGCGGGAGAACGCGGCGGCCTTCGGCGGCTGA
- a CDS encoding DegT/DnrJ/EryC1/StrS family aminotransferase produces the protein MTTYVWDYLPEYEAERADLLDAVETVFRSGKLVLGPSVSAFEQEFAAYHGRSLCTGVDNGTNAVKLGLEALGVGAGDEVITVSNTAAPTVVAIVGTGATPVFVDIREQDYLMDVDQVAAAITPRTKALLPVHLYGQCVDMAPLRELAAQHGLAILEDCAQAHGARHHGELAGTMSDAAAFSFYPTKVLGAYGDGGAVLTADAAIDEQMRRLRYYGMEKTYYVVQTPAHNARLDEIQAEILRRKLGRLDEYIAGRRAVARRYEEGLGELAERGLVLPSTNPGNEHVYYVYVVRHPERDRIIEALKQYDISLNISYPWPVHTMSGFAHLGYAKGSLPVTERLAEQIFSLPMYPALPEDLQDKVISAVREVLLAL, from the coding sequence ATGACTACCTACGTGTGGGACTACCTGCCCGAGTACGAGGCCGAGCGGGCGGACCTGCTCGACGCGGTGGAGACGGTGTTCCGCTCCGGCAAACTGGTTCTCGGCCCCAGCGTCAGCGCCTTCGAGCAGGAGTTCGCCGCCTACCACGGCCGGTCGCTGTGCACCGGGGTGGACAACGGCACCAACGCGGTCAAACTCGGCCTGGAAGCCCTCGGCGTCGGCGCGGGCGATGAGGTGATCACCGTGTCCAACACCGCCGCGCCGACCGTGGTGGCCATCGTCGGGACCGGGGCCACCCCGGTGTTCGTGGACATCCGCGAGCAGGACTACCTGATGGACGTCGACCAGGTGGCCGCGGCGATCACCCCGCGCACCAAGGCTTTGCTGCCGGTGCACCTGTACGGCCAGTGCGTTGACATGGCGCCGCTGCGCGAACTCGCCGCCCAGCACGGCCTGGCCATCCTGGAGGACTGCGCGCAGGCGCACGGCGCGCGCCACCACGGCGAACTGGCAGGCACGATGAGCGATGCCGCCGCGTTCTCCTTCTACCCCACCAAGGTGCTCGGCGCCTACGGCGACGGTGGTGCGGTGCTCACCGCGGACGCCGCCATCGACGAGCAGATGCGGCGGCTGCGCTACTACGGCATGGAGAAGACCTACTACGTGGTGCAGACGCCGGCGCACAACGCCCGGCTGGACGAGATCCAGGCGGAGATCCTGCGCCGCAAGCTGGGCAGGCTGGACGAGTACATCGCGGGCAGGCGCGCGGTGGCCCGGCGCTACGAGGAGGGTCTCGGCGAGCTGGCCGAGCGCGGATTGGTGCTGCCCAGCACGAATCCGGGCAACGAGCACGTCTACTACGTCTACGTGGTCCGCCACCCCGAGCGGGACCGGATCATCGAGGCGCTCAAGCAGTACGACATCTCGTTGAACATCAGCTACCCGTGGCCGGTGCACACCATGTCCGGCTTCGCGCACCTGGGCTACGCCAAGGGTTCGCTGCCGGTGACCGAGCGGCTGGCCGAGCAGATCTTCTCGCTGCCGATGTACCCGGCGCTGCCGGAGGACCTGCAGGACAAGGTGATCTCGGCGGTGCGCGAGGTGCTGCTCGCACTGTGA
- a CDS encoding NDP-hexose 2,3-dehydratase family protein has protein sequence MTTYSRTARSAGALLADEPAELIARSVLARSGRIAELEHFHRWMADEKRRSHMDVRAVPLDSLSGWRVDGQTGNIGHDSGKFFSIEGLDVVVPGGPVTWWQQPIINQPEVGILGILVARFGGVLHCLMQAKIEPGNCNGLQLSPTVQATRSNYTRVHQGSAVPYLEYFRDTEAHRVLADVRQSEQGSWFHRKRNRNMVVEVSEEVELLEGFCWLTLGQLHQLLAVDDLVNMDARTVLSCMPFAGRDLLPLFEDVRTEFTAALIRSYSVESAARHSMAEVLSWITEVRSQQLCQVELIPLREVSDWRHEDGRIRHDSGLFFNVIGVSVTAAGREVRAWSQPMIEPCDEGVVAFLAKRINGVLHLLAQAKTEPGYVDVIELAPTVQCSVSNYDALPPQARPAFLDTVLEAEDSQIRFDAVHSEEGGRFFHARNRYLVVEVAEDFEPEHPGYRWLTLAQLVDLLRHSNYINVQARSLIACLHGLSG, from the coding sequence TTGACCACTTATTCCCGGACCGCCCGCTCGGCCGGAGCCCTACTGGCCGATGAGCCCGCCGAGCTGATCGCGAGATCCGTGCTGGCCCGCTCCGGCCGCATCGCCGAACTGGAGCACTTCCACCGCTGGATGGCCGATGAGAAGCGGCGCTCGCACATGGACGTCCGCGCCGTGCCGCTGGACAGCCTCAGCGGCTGGCGGGTCGACGGGCAGACCGGCAACATCGGCCACGACTCCGGGAAGTTCTTCTCCATCGAGGGCCTGGACGTCGTGGTGCCCGGCGGCCCGGTCACCTGGTGGCAGCAGCCGATCATCAACCAGCCCGAGGTGGGCATCCTCGGCATCCTGGTCGCCCGCTTCGGCGGCGTGCTGCACTGCCTGATGCAGGCCAAGATCGAGCCGGGCAACTGCAACGGCCTGCAGCTCTCGCCCACCGTGCAGGCCACCCGCAGCAACTACACCAGGGTGCACCAGGGCTCGGCCGTGCCCTACCTCGAGTACTTCCGGGACACCGAGGCGCACCGGGTGCTCGCCGACGTCCGGCAGTCCGAGCAGGGTTCCTGGTTCCACCGCAAGCGCAACCGCAACATGGTGGTGGAGGTGAGCGAGGAGGTGGAGCTGCTGGAGGGGTTCTGCTGGCTCACCCTCGGCCAGCTGCACCAGCTGCTCGCGGTGGACGACCTGGTGAACATGGACGCGCGCACCGTGTTGTCCTGCATGCCCTTCGCCGGCCGCGACCTGCTGCCGCTGTTCGAGGACGTGCGCACCGAGTTCACCGCCGCGCTCATCCGCTCCTACTCGGTGGAGTCCGCGGCCAGGCACAGCATGGCCGAGGTGCTCAGCTGGATCACCGAGGTGCGCAGTCAGCAGCTCTGCCAGGTGGAGCTGATCCCGCTGCGCGAGGTCAGCGACTGGCGGCACGAGGACGGCCGGATCCGGCACGACAGCGGGCTGTTCTTCAACGTGATCGGGGTCAGCGTCACCGCGGCCGGCCGCGAGGTGCGGGCCTGGAGCCAGCCCATGATCGAGCCCTGCGACGAGGGCGTGGTGGCCTTCCTGGCCAAGCGGATCAACGGCGTGCTGCACCTGCTGGCCCAGGCCAAGACCGAGCCCGGCTACGTGGACGTGATCGAGCTGGCGCCGACCGTGCAGTGCTCGGTGTCCAACTACGACGCGCTGCCGCCGCAGGCCCGGCCCGCCTTCCTGGACACCGTGCTGGAGGCCGAGGACAGCCAGATCCGCTTCGACGCGGTGCACTCGGAGGAGGGCGGCCGGTTCTTCCACGCCCGCAACCGGTACCTGGTGGTGGAGGTGGCCGAGGACTTCGAACCAGAGCACCCCGGCTACCGCTGGCTGACCCTGGCCCAGCTGGTGGACCTGTTGCGGCACAGCAACTACATCAACGTGCAGGCACGCAGCCTGATCGCCTGCCTGCACGGGCTGTCCGGCTGA
- a CDS encoding NAD-dependent epimerase/dehydratase family protein, translated as MSANGSAVVLGGTGFAGRHVCAELRRRGFDVVVVARKPPDHEPAGRFLALDLGQLSAGELARELEVIGPRVIVNAAGSSWGRTEEQMWAAVAPPTFRLLDALALLAERPRLVQLGSVLEYGQVQAGTTVGAATVARPTGAYGMAKLATTQAVLSQTRTGRLTGMVLRIANLAGPGSPEVSLLGRVAGLLLGAQGQRAVIELDPLLAHRDYVDVRDVADAVAAAALSPVSGRLVDIGRGQSFPVRTLVEMLITCSGLPAVIVERPGSAIRHSTEEWSQVDIEPAERLLGWRPHRSLTEAVEAFWHEFVQRQGKTNAKWSAV; from the coding sequence ATGTCCGCTAACGGCAGCGCGGTGGTCCTGGGCGGTACGGGATTCGCCGGACGGCACGTGTGCGCGGAGTTGCGCCGCCGTGGCTTCGACGTCGTCGTCGTGGCCCGGAAACCGCCCGATCACGAGCCGGCAGGCCGGTTCCTCGCCCTCGACCTCGGCCAGCTGAGCGCCGGGGAACTGGCGCGGGAGCTGGAGGTGATCGGTCCGAGGGTGATCGTCAACGCGGCAGGCAGCAGCTGGGGCCGCACCGAGGAGCAGATGTGGGCGGCGGTGGCGCCACCCACGTTCCGGTTGCTGGACGCGCTGGCGCTGCTGGCCGAGCGGCCCCGGCTGGTGCAACTGGGTTCGGTGCTGGAGTACGGCCAGGTGCAGGCGGGCACCACGGTCGGCGCGGCCACCGTGGCCCGGCCCACCGGCGCCTACGGCATGGCCAAACTGGCCACCACCCAGGCGGTGCTGAGCCAGACCCGCACCGGCCGGCTCACCGGCATGGTGCTGCGCATCGCCAACCTGGCCGGACCCGGCAGCCCGGAGGTCAGCCTGCTCGGCCGGGTGGCCGGCCTGCTGCTGGGCGCGCAGGGGCAGCGGGCGGTGATCGAGCTGGATCCACTGCTGGCACACCGGGATTACGTGGACGTGCGCGATGTGGCCGACGCGGTCGCGGCCGCGGCGCTGTCCCCGGTGTCCGGCCGGCTGGTGGACATCGGGCGCGGCCAGAGCTTCCCGGTGCGCACCCTGGTGGAGATGTTGATCACCTGCAGCGGGCTGCCCGCGGTGATCGTGGAGCGGCCGGGATCGGCGATCCGGCACTCCACCGAGGAGTGGTCCCAGGTGGACATCGAACCGGCCGAGCGGTTGCTCGGCTGGCGGCCGCACCGCTCGCTGACCGAGGCGGTGGAGGCGTTCTGGCACGAGTTCGTCCAGCGACAGGGCAAGACAAACGCGAAATGGAGTGCGGTCTGA
- a CDS encoding antibiotic biosynthesis monooxygenase family protein: MSNGGVTFVNRFTVKGDPEEFERAFAQVAKFMADQPGIKGYTLSRHTEDPQQYVNIALWEDAKALRAAVSHPEFGSHVGALRQLAVSTSDLYQDRHRVQG; encoded by the coding sequence ATGAGCAACGGTGGCGTGACCTTCGTGAACCGCTTCACGGTCAAGGGCGACCCGGAGGAGTTCGAGCGGGCCTTCGCCCAGGTCGCGAAGTTCATGGCGGACCAGCCGGGGATCAAGGGCTACACGCTGTCCCGGCACACCGAGGACCCGCAGCAGTACGTGAACATCGCGCTCTGGGAGGACGCCAAGGCACTGCGCGCGGCGGTCTCGCACCCGGAGTTCGGCTCGCACGTGGGCGCGCTGCGCCAGCTCGCGGTGAGCACCTCCGACCTCTACCAGGACCGCCACCGCGTCCAGGGCTGA
- a CDS encoding ATP-binding cassette domain-containing protein: protein MTDHDDIRIVGACEHNLKDVSLRIPKNKITVFTGVSGSGKSSIVFDTLAVEARRQLYGTFNWFIRNQLPKYQRPHVAAIENLTTPVVVDQKPVGGNARSTVGTMTDIYSVIRVLFSRHATPSHPPFMFSFNAPQGMCPACEGLGQQRQADADRMVDRTRSLDEGAILLPNHKVGSLDWQQYANSGHFDTAKKLGDYTESEWHMLLHGSGGKVTVRTANSSSSLSYEGLVDRFVRTNLNRDLSSLGERKRAALEQFIQLGECTACGGARLNPEALAATIDGRTIVDWSRMEVSELITVLDAIDDPVATPIARSVRTSLERIASIGLGYLSLDRATSSLSGGEAQRLKMVRHLSSSLTGMTFIFDEPSTGLHPADVGRLNDLLRALRDKGNTVVVVEHDPDVMEIADHVVDVGPGAGVHGGEIVFAGPYEALRESGTRTGTALRRGGSLKDTFRTPTGKLPVDNVSLHNLKDVSVSFPTGVLTAVTGVAGAGKSSLVAEAFVQAYPGTIFVDQSAITASSRSTPASYLDVMDPIRKLFTKASGAPAGLFSFNSAGACEECKGRGELVTELAYMDPVRMHCESCDGRRFKPEVLAHRLRGKTIADVLELTAEDAVQFFTEPEIAGRLAGLLDVGLAYISLGQALSTLSGGERQRLKLAGQLAGSSNIYVLDEPTTGLHLSDVDTIVALMNRLVDRGNTVIVIEHNLDIVRQADWVVDLGPGGGKHGGQVVFTGTPRELLSANGSATGEHLRRYLEG, encoded by the coding sequence GTGACCGATCATGACGACATCCGCATCGTCGGCGCGTGCGAGCACAACCTCAAGGACGTCTCGCTGCGCATTCCGAAGAACAAGATCACGGTGTTCACCGGCGTCTCCGGTTCGGGGAAGTCCTCGATCGTGTTCGACACCCTGGCGGTGGAGGCCCGGCGCCAGCTCTACGGCACGTTCAACTGGTTCATCCGCAACCAGCTGCCGAAGTACCAGCGCCCGCACGTGGCCGCCATCGAGAACCTGACCACGCCGGTCGTGGTGGACCAGAAGCCGGTGGGCGGCAACGCCCGTTCCACCGTGGGCACCATGACCGACATCTACTCGGTCATCCGGGTGCTGTTCTCCCGGCACGCCACGCCGTCGCACCCGCCGTTCATGTTCTCCTTCAACGCCCCGCAGGGCATGTGCCCGGCCTGTGAGGGCCTCGGCCAGCAGCGGCAGGCCGACGCGGACCGCATGGTGGACCGGACCAGGTCACTGGACGAGGGCGCGATCCTGCTGCCCAATCACAAGGTGGGCAGCCTGGACTGGCAGCAGTACGCCAACTCCGGGCACTTCGACACCGCGAAGAAGCTCGGTGACTACACCGAGTCCGAGTGGCACATGCTGTTGCACGGCAGCGGCGGCAAGGTCACCGTGCGCACCGCCAACAGCTCCAGCTCACTGAGCTACGAGGGCCTGGTGGACCGCTTCGTGCGGACCAACCTCAACCGGGACCTCAGCTCGCTCGGCGAACGCAAGCGGGCCGCGCTGGAGCAGTTCATCCAGCTCGGCGAGTGCACCGCCTGCGGTGGCGCCCGGCTGAACCCGGAGGCGCTGGCCGCCACCATCGACGGCCGCACCATCGTGGACTGGTCCCGGATGGAGGTCAGCGAGCTGATCACGGTGCTGGACGCCATCGACGACCCGGTGGCCACCCCGATCGCGCGCAGCGTGCGCACCTCGCTGGAGCGGATCGCCTCGATCGGCCTGGGTTACCTCTCGCTGGACCGGGCGACCTCCTCGCTCTCCGGCGGCGAGGCGCAGCGGCTGAAGATGGTGCGCCACCTCAGCAGCAGCCTGACCGGGATGACCTTCATCTTCGACGAGCCCAGCACCGGCCTGCACCCGGCGGACGTCGGCAGGCTCAACGACCTGCTGCGGGCGTTGCGGGACAAGGGCAACACCGTGGTCGTGGTCGAGCACGACCCGGACGTGATGGAGATCGCCGACCACGTGGTCGACGTCGGCCCCGGCGCGGGCGTGCACGGCGGCGAGATCGTCTTCGCCGGTCCCTACGAGGCGCTGCGCGAGTCCGGTACCCGCACCGGTACCGCGTTGCGCCGCGGCGGTTCGCTCAAGGACACCTTCCGCACGCCCACCGGCAAGCTGCCGGTGGACAACGTCTCGCTGCACAACCTCAAGGACGTCTCGGTCAGCTTCCCCACCGGGGTGCTCACCGCGGTCACCGGGGTGGCGGGCGCCGGCAAGTCCTCGCTGGTGGCCGAGGCGTTCGTGCAGGCATACCCTGGCACGATCTTCGTCGACCAGTCCGCGATCACCGCCTCCTCCCGGTCCACCCCGGCCAGCTACCTGGACGTGATGGACCCGATCCGCAAGCTGTTCACCAAGGCCAGCGGTGCGCCGGCCGGGTTGTTCAGCTTCAACTCCGCCGGCGCCTGCGAGGAGTGCAAGGGCCGCGGCGAGCTGGTCACCGAACTGGCCTACATGGACCCGGTGCGGATGCACTGCGAGTCCTGCGACGGCCGCCGGTTCAAGCCGGAGGTGCTGGCGCACCGGTTGCGCGGCAAGACCATCGCCGATGTGCTGGAGCTGACCGCCGAGGACGCGGTGCAGTTCTTCACCGAGCCGGAGATCGCGGGCAGGCTGGCCGGGCTGCTCGACGTCGGGCTGGCCTACATCAGCCTGGGCCAGGCGCTGAGCACGCTCTCCGGCGGTGAGCGGCAGCGGTTGAAGCTGGCCGGTCAGCTGGCCGGGAGCAGCAACATCTACGTGCTGGACGAGCCGACCACCGGCCTTCATCTGTCCGATGTGGACACCATCGTGGCGCTGATGAACCGGCTGGTGGACCGGGGCAACACGGTGATCGTGATCGAGCACAACCTGGACATCGTGCGCCAGGCCGACTGGGTGGTCGACCTCGGGCCGGGTGGCGGCAAGCACGGCGGCCAGGTGGTGTTCACCGGCACCCCGCGGGAGTTGTTGTCCGCCAACGGATCGGCCACCGGCGAGCATCTGCGCAGGTATCTCGAGGGCTGA
- a CDS encoding cytochrome P450, with translation MAAETFPYERKCPFSPPARYEEIIGARPVSKVRLATGIDAWLVSGFAEARQLLTDSRVSASRKHPGYPFYFEAPPEFRTDTSFIAYDPPQHTNSRRKVAASFTHRQVRQLRGALERNTDECIDQLLAAGPGADLHQLVSLPAPMIMICELLGVPREDQGFLQKHGENLFGGSSSHAERQAAMVEVAQYLDTLVRQKMATPGDDLISRAIAEHRAENEDFDVTSLVHMCRMLINGGHETTANHITMGVAALLSHPDQLAKLRADPELLKPAIEELVRWLSLGDLAVPRVALADIELGGEVIRAGEGILCLLQAANRDPGEFDRPDEFDITRGSRRHIGFGYGAHLCIGADLARLELEVVLSRLLERIPTLGLVDPVEKIPAKERAIVYGLWELKVTW, from the coding sequence ATGGCCGCAGAAACCTTTCCCTACGAGCGGAAATGCCCGTTCTCGCCGCCGGCGCGGTACGAGGAGATCATCGGCGCCAGGCCGGTGTCGAAGGTGCGGCTGGCCACCGGCATCGACGCCTGGCTGGTCTCCGGCTTCGCCGAGGCCAGGCAGCTGCTCACCGATTCGCGGGTGAGCGCCTCGCGCAAGCACCCCGGCTACCCGTTCTACTTCGAGGCGCCGCCGGAGTTCCGCACCGACACCTCCTTCATCGCCTACGACCCGCCGCAGCACACCAACTCCCGCCGCAAGGTGGCCGCCTCCTTCACCCACCGCCAGGTGCGGCAGCTGCGCGGCGCGCTGGAGCGCAACACCGACGAGTGCATCGACCAGCTGCTGGCCGCCGGACCCGGCGCGGACCTGCACCAGCTGGTCTCGCTGCCGGCGCCGATGATCATGATCTGCGAGCTGCTCGGCGTGCCCCGCGAGGACCAGGGTTTCCTGCAGAAGCACGGCGAGAACCTCTTCGGCGGCAGCTCCTCGCACGCCGAACGCCAGGCCGCCATGGTCGAGGTCGCCCAGTACCTGGACACGCTGGTGCGCCAGAAGATGGCCACCCCCGGCGATGACCTGATCAGCCGCGCCATCGCCGAGCACCGCGCCGAGAACGAGGACTTCGACGTCACCTCGCTGGTGCACATGTGCCGGATGCTGATCAACGGCGGCCACGAGACCACCGCCAACCACATCACCATGGGCGTGGCCGCGTTGCTGTCCCACCCCGACCAGCTGGCCAAACTCCGCGCGGACCCGGAGCTGCTCAAGCCGGCGATCGAGGAGCTGGTGCGCTGGCTCAGCCTCGGCGACCTCGCGGTGCCCAGGGTCGCGCTGGCCGATATCGAACTCGGCGGCGAGGTCATCCGCGCCGGCGAGGGCATCCTCTGCCTGTTGCAGGCGGCCAACCGCGATCCCGGCGAGTTCGACCGCCCGGACGAGTTCGACATCACCCGCGGCAGCCGCAGGCACATCGGCTTCGGCTACGGCGCGCACCTGTGCATCGGCGCGGACCTGGCCCGGCTGGAGCTGGAGGTCGTGCTGTCCCGGCTGCTCGAGCGGATTCCCACCCTGGGACTGGTGGACCCGGTGGAGAAGATCCCGGCCAAGGAGCGCGCGATCGTCTACGGCCTGTGGGAACTCAAGGTCACCTGGTGA
- a CDS encoding ABC transporter permease, protein MNVVTSAISDGLTLSKRSFLKSLRNPDIVVFSSAAPIAFALLFGFVFGSAIDMKGANYREFMIVGILAQTMLMTASNTGAGIAYDMKQGLVDRFRSLPISQAAVLVGRTNGDALNNVIVMILMSITGLLMGWRIRGSFLDAVLGYLLLFLFAYAASWITAAIGLTIKSPEVLGNIMLMVLLPLTFISNSFVPSEVLPPALRVVADWNPVSAVVEACRQLFGNIPPGRVAPEVLPLQYPIAASLLWVALILAIFVPLAIRRYTKAVSK, encoded by the coding sequence GTGAACGTGGTCACCAGCGCGATCAGCGATGGCCTCACGCTGAGCAAGCGCAGCTTCCTCAAGAGCCTGCGCAACCCCGACATCGTGGTGTTCTCCAGTGCGGCGCCGATCGCCTTCGCCCTGCTGTTCGGGTTCGTCTTCGGCAGCGCGATCGACATGAAGGGGGCGAACTACCGGGAGTTCATGATCGTGGGCATCCTGGCCCAGACCATGTTGATGACCGCCTCCAACACCGGGGCCGGCATCGCCTACGACATGAAGCAGGGCCTGGTCGACCGGTTCCGCTCACTGCCCATCTCGCAGGCCGCGGTACTGGTCGGCCGGACCAACGGCGACGCGCTCAACAACGTCATCGTGATGATCCTGATGTCCATCACCGGCCTGCTGATGGGCTGGCGGATCCGCGGTTCCTTCCTGGACGCGGTGCTGGGCTACCTGCTGCTGTTCCTGTTCGCCTACGCGGCGTCCTGGATCACCGCGGCGATCGGCCTGACCATCAAATCGCCGGAGGTGCTGGGCAACATCATGCTGATGGTGCTGCTGCCGCTGACCTTCATCTCGAACTCCTTCGTGCCCAGCGAGGTCCTGCCGCCCGCACTGCGGGTGGTCGCGGACTGGAACCCGGTCTCGGCCGTGGTCGAGGCATGCCGGCAGCTCTTCGGCAACATCCCGCCCGGCCGGGTGGCGCCTGAAGTGCTGCCACTGCAGTACCCGATCGCCGCCTCCCTGCTCTGGGTGGCGCTGATCCTGGCGATCTTCGTCCCGCTGGCCATCCGCCGGTACACGAAGGCCGTCAGCAAGTAG
- a CDS encoding glycosyltransferase, with amino-acid sequence MRFLFITGGGSAPVHAGIPLAWAARTAGHEVIVACPEENRDLIAHVGLPAYAVTPVGIADAMLKDRAGDPLPIPEDFTAQLDFIGRGFGRLSAAAHQETLALARTWKPDVIIGGEYNHHAQLVAKQLGLPLVSHTYALYDRAETDWQAATAELEPELSALGLSALPEAELFVDITPPSLRPDDAVPARLMRWTPGNQQVGLERWMCAKGDKPRVVITSGSRSKFVPALGADFFRPLLANPALSDGSVEVVIATTEPVAQQLRAEFPDIKAGWVPLDVVAPTADLVVHHGGGVTVMTLLNAGVPQVVLPEIPTSAVSVRRVDERGAAITLDGNNPPVAEVAGAISKILGDSGYRASAQEISREIAGLTPSAEIVKEIEKLV; translated from the coding sequence GTGCGATTCCTGTTCATCACCGGGGGCGGCTCGGCTCCCGTCCACGCCGGCATCCCGCTGGCGTGGGCGGCCCGCACCGCGGGGCACGAAGTGATCGTCGCCTGCCCCGAGGAGAACCGCGACCTCATCGCCCACGTGGGTCTGCCCGCCTACGCGGTGACCCCGGTGGGCATCGCGGACGCGATGCTCAAGGACCGGGCGGGCGATCCACTGCCCATCCCGGAGGACTTCACCGCCCAGCTCGACTTCATCGGCCGCGGCTTCGGCAGGCTCTCCGCGGCGGCGCACCAGGAAACCCTGGCCCTGGCCAGGACCTGGAAGCCGGATGTGATCATCGGTGGCGAGTACAACCACCACGCCCAGCTGGTGGCGAAGCAGCTCGGCCTGCCGCTGGTGAGCCACACCTACGCCCTCTACGACCGGGCCGAGACCGACTGGCAGGCCGCCACCGCCGAGCTGGAGCCGGAGCTGTCCGCACTGGGCCTGTCCGCGCTGCCGGAGGCCGAGCTGTTCGTGGACATCACCCCGCCCAGCCTGCGCCCGGACGACGCGGTGCCCGCGCGGCTGATGCGCTGGACGCCGGGCAACCAGCAGGTCGGGCTGGAGCGGTGGATGTGCGCCAAGGGGGACAAGCCGCGGGTGGTGATCACCTCGGGTTCGCGGAGCAAGTTCGTGCCCGCGCTGGGCGCGGACTTCTTCCGCCCGCTGCTGGCCAACCCCGCGCTCAGTGACGGCTCGGTCGAGGTGGTCATCGCGACCACCGAGCCGGTGGCCCAGCAGTTGCGCGCGGAGTTCCCGGACATCAAGGCCGGCTGGGTGCCGCTGGACGTGGTCGCGCCGACCGCGGACCTGGTGGTGCACCACGGCGGCGGGGTCACGGTGATGACCCTGCTCAACGCCGGGGTGCCGCAGGTGGTGCTGCCGGAGATCCCCACCTCCGCGGTGTCCGTGCGCCGGGTCGACGAGCGGGGCGCGGCGATCACCCTGGACGGCAACAACCCGCCGGTGGCCGAGGTGGCCGGGGCGATCAGCAAGATCCTGGGCGACTCCGGCTACCGGGCCAGCGCGCAGGAGATCTCCCGGGAGATCGCCGGGCTGACCCCGTCGGCCGAGATCGTCAAGGAGATCGAGAAGCTCGTCTGA
- a CDS encoding FMN-dependent NADH-azoreductase: MAKLLHIDSSSSVHSVSRKLATEFRAVWEKEHPEGTVTYRDLAADPVPHPDIDAVLTLMSPPQTERQQAAAALHEELVAELLTADALLISAPMYNWTIPSNLKAWLDQSLVLGRTLPYDPSHQPLGGRSATVLLAYGGGYGEGSPDADMDHCAPYLRTVLGKVLGYELELITVEHTLAAFTAKDPAEQAKGFASLRQAETAVAERAQQVAESLTQA; this comes from the coding sequence GTGGCCAAGCTGCTGCATATCGATTCGTCCAGCTCCGTGCACTCGGTCTCGCGCAAGCTGGCCACGGAATTCCGCGCGGTGTGGGAGAAGGAGCACCCGGAGGGCACGGTGACCTACCGGGACCTCGCCGCCGATCCGGTGCCGCACCCCGACATCGACGCGGTGCTCACCCTGATGTCCCCGCCGCAGACCGAACGCCAGCAGGCCGCGGCCGCGCTGCACGAGGAGCTGGTGGCCGAGCTGCTGACCGCGGACGCGCTGCTGATCAGCGCGCCGATGTACAACTGGACCATCCCGTCCAACCTCAAGGCGTGGCTGGACCAGTCGCTGGTGCTGGGCCGCACGCTGCCCTACGACCCGAGCCACCAGCCGCTGGGCGGCCGCTCGGCCACCGTGCTGCTGGCCTACGGCGGCGGCTACGGCGAGGGTTCGCCGGATGCCGACATGGACCACTGCGCGCCGTACCTGCGCACCGTGCTGGGCAAGGTGCTGGGCTACGAGCTGGAGCTGATCACCGTCGAGCACACGCTGGCCGCGTTCACCGCCAAGGACCCGGCCGAGCAGGCCAAGGGCTTCGCCTCGCTGCGGCAGGCCGAGACCGCGGTGGCCGAGCGCGCCCAGCAGGTGGCCGAGAGCCTGACGCAGGCCTGA